Proteins from one Leptospira wolffii serovar Khorat str. Khorat-H2 genomic window:
- the groL gene encoding chaperonin GroEL (60 kDa chaperone family; promotes refolding of misfolded polypeptides especially under stressful conditions; forms two stacked rings of heptamers to form a barrel-shaped 14mer; ends can be capped by GroES; misfolded proteins enter the barrel where they are refolded when GroES binds) yields the protein MAKVIEYDETARRKLLEGVNKLANAVKVTLGPKGRNVVIDKKFGSPTITKDGVTVAKEIELEDAIENMGAQMVKEVSTKTNDVAGDGTTTATILAQSIVNEGLKNVTAGANPMALKHGIDKAVNAAVESIKKRSVKIENKKDIANVATISANNDKDIGNLIADAMDKVGKDGVITVEEAKSIETTLDVVEGMQFDRGYVSPYMVTDPEAMIATLSDPYILIYDKKISSMRDLLPVLEKVAQAGRPLVIIAEEVEGEALATIVVNTLRKTISCVAVKAPGFGDRRKAMLEDIAILTGGQVISEDLGMKLENATVQQLGRAKKVTVDKENTTIIEGQGASKDIQGRVGQIKKQIDDTTSEYDREKLQERLAKLAGGVAVIHVGAATEVEMKEKKHRVEDALSATRAAVEEGIVPGGGLTLLKAQEAVAALKLEGDEATGAKIIFRALEEPIRMITSNAGLEGSVIVEQAKGKKGNEGFNALTMVWEDLLQAGVVDPAKVVRSALQNAASIGSMLLTTEVTITDKPEKDGGGMPPMGGMGGMGGMGGMM from the coding sequence ATGGCAAAAGTTATAGAATACGACGAAACAGCGAGACGTAAACTCCTAGAAGGCGTCAACAAACTGGCGAACGCTGTAAAAGTAACCTTAGGTCCTAAGGGAAGAAACGTAGTCATCGACAAGAAATTCGGTTCTCCCACGATCACCAAAGACGGGGTTACCGTCGCAAAAGAAATCGAATTAGAAGACGCTATCGAGAACATGGGCGCTCAAATGGTGAAAGAAGTTTCCACCAAGACGAATGACGTTGCGGGAGATGGAACCACTACGGCAACCATTCTCGCTCAATCTATCGTTAACGAAGGATTGAAGAACGTTACCGCCGGTGCAAACCCTATGGCACTTAAACACGGTATCGATAAAGCGGTCAATGCAGCGGTAGAAAGTATCAAAAAACGTTCCGTAAAGATCGAAAACAAAAAAGACATCGCTAACGTTGCGACCATCTCCGCAAACAACGACAAGGATATAGGAAATCTGATCGCAGATGCTATGGACAAAGTCGGAAAAGACGGAGTCATCACCGTAGAGGAAGCAAAATCCATCGAAACCACTTTAGACGTGGTAGAAGGGATGCAATTCGACCGTGGATACGTTTCTCCTTATATGGTAACCGATCCTGAAGCGATGATCGCGACTTTAAGCGATCCTTATATTCTGATCTACGACAAGAAGATCTCTTCCATGAGAGACCTTCTTCCCGTGTTGGAAAAAGTGGCTCAAGCAGGAAGACCTTTAGTCATTATCGCAGAAGAAGTGGAAGGAGAAGCGTTGGCTACTATCGTAGTAAACACTCTCCGTAAAACTATCTCTTGCGTGGCTGTTAAAGCTCCTGGATTCGGAGATCGTCGTAAAGCGATGTTGGAAGATATCGCAATCCTTACCGGTGGCCAAGTGATTTCCGAAGACCTCGGGATGAAACTGGAAAACGCAACAGTTCAACAACTGGGACGTGCTAAAAAAGTAACCGTCGATAAGGAAAACACCACCATCATCGAAGGACAAGGCGCTTCCAAAGATATCCAAGGCCGTGTAGGTCAGATCAAAAAACAAATCGACGACACCACTTCCGAATATGATCGCGAAAAACTCCAAGAGCGTTTAGCGAAACTCGCGGGGGGAGTCGCGGTGATTCACGTAGGTGCGGCTACCGAAGTGGAAATGAAAGAGAAAAAACACCGTGTGGAAGATGCACTTTCAGCTACTCGCGCAGCAGTAGAGGAAGGAATCGTTCCAGGTGGTGGATTAACTCTACTAAAAGCTCAAGAAGCAGTTGCAGCTCTTAAATTAGAGGGCGACGAGGCTACTGGAGCAAAAATCATCTTCCGCGCATTAGAAGAACCGATCCGTATGATCACTTCTAACGCAGGTCTGGAAGGATCCGTGATCGTAGAACAAGCCAAAGGTAAGAAAGGAAACGAAGGTTTCAACGCACTTACAATGGTTTGGGAAGACCTACTACAAGCCGGAGTCGTTGACCCTGCGAAAGTAGTTCGTTCTGCACTACAAAACGCTGCTTCTATCGGATCAATGTTGTTAACTACGGAAGTTACAATCACCGACAAACCTGAAAAAGACGGCGGCGGAATGCCTCCTATGGGTGGAATGGGCGGTATGGGAGGAATGGGCGGCATGATGTAA
- a CDS encoding STAS domain-containing protein, whose amino-acid sequence MEIRTSKLGKIAKVAPGGVLDSYASFDLVRFIKAKWEEGDRLFLLDASGIEYLEEEGISALNELRVFFDKHGGNIAFYRWNEENRLVLGLFGLDQAQGFFSEEKEAEVWLSSLKVEDLRTKPEPSYQSISQLRKTKPVQFYASSVPKAPDSDVYVPELSSVPLSESGREDSSKETERLKSNSLEASVEREKAVFQEKILFCESCRSRLRIKSIGRHQCPSCGIQFDVSRTGGVRYLEKLLD is encoded by the coding sequence TTGGAAATTCGAACTTCTAAACTCGGAAAAATCGCGAAGGTGGCTCCCGGAGGAGTCCTGGACTCCTACGCTTCCTTCGATTTGGTACGTTTTATCAAAGCCAAATGGGAAGAAGGAGATAGACTCTTTCTCTTGGACGCTTCCGGAATCGAATACTTGGAAGAAGAAGGAATTTCCGCCTTAAACGAGCTTCGAGTATTTTTCGATAAGCACGGTGGGAATATAGCATTCTATCGTTGGAATGAAGAAAATAGACTCGTTCTAGGATTATTCGGTTTGGACCAAGCACAAGGATTCTTTTCCGAAGAGAAAGAAGCGGAAGTCTGGCTCTCCTCTTTGAAAGTGGAAGATCTTAGGACAAAACCGGAACCGAGCTATCAAAGTATCTCTCAGTTAAGAAAGACTAAACCGGTTCAATTCTACGCTTCTTCCGTTCCGAAGGCTCCGGACTCCGACGTCTATGTGCCGGAACTCAGCTCGGTTCCTCTTTCCGAATCGGGGAGGGAAGACTCTTCCAAAGAGACCGAGAGACTCAAGAGCAATTCCTTGGAAGCTTCCGTGGAACGGGAGAAGGCAGTCTTCCAGGAAAAGATTCTATTTTGCGAATCTTGCCGTTCTCGTTTGAGGATCAAGAGCATCGGTCGACACCAATGTCCTAGTTGCGGAATTCAGTTTGACGTGAGTAGGACAGGCGGAGTTCGCTACTTGGAGAAGCTACTCGATTAG
- a CDS encoding LA_1737 family protein — protein sequence MIKTSCKYSFSFSRSVRIIGLLAVLLFNSGIFSQSKNYFDDLTSERKPILGSEKEDKYAFRFPPFASVESWGPHFSVQTLALFSYTNYPRFKEVSFFPFYNRLWAKESDSYRHYLVPFFYSQRIEEASGVSGFQFSLLHYRQYQTGANFSEESVRFPSFLPLFGGENSVLNGQETTFRYAVPFLFFQKRSPETNWTQFLLFHSGKDRDSSYGAIFPFLFWGSGNNRRHLSFFPLWYYDSNDSSREGSFLTPLFGQVWKDRVTVDNTEEERFSYFLPYFRNSIRENGELKRYRSFIPVLFYRKFEKDAGTNTNLLVLGGWNSDAKGDYKSSYFFPFLFHEKGEKFVLFPAYFDLGKEKFGILPAPFYYYRTATSSQFYILNTYYSKDWKESTFLFFPLFYRNVKLSERTTVAPLFYRNITEDRAVTYFLNSYWEAEKNGNWSFLFFPLFAHSQKGDGYTNFGPIWYRDTEGKSSRTLFVNTYLSWNQEGEFDRGIFFPLLYYKSKEYFHIFPVYFDTSREKFGLFPFPFYHYDDSYRTRTYALNMLYSSDKNGDWSFLFFPLFYRSHTGSENTTFAPAFYRNSDGLSSKNYILNSYWSYNKSGELDRAVFFPLLFYKSNDYFSLLPFLIKGNRTENEYTLLPALLTYWDEDRLWVANTYLKKDSKSGDYRRVTIFPFWSYTRNEEERSYLLFPFFYRAINSSETKTVAPLYYSYHSSEKDYSLYFLYETFESKKESTRRVYPFYFSGSDDRGSYWNFLGIAGRGFGKEGDAEYSYAFPLYFYKKDSYRLFIPFFFRLGYDEKHYRHFGIFHYWNRSPEKDNTWIWPLLWFSNVDKVRKEDFTTWFPLYWNWNTPRSKGDILLPFYLNYEEADKSLQLVLAYSYSQSLGNFGGSAGVGSNDKEYFIDTDLGIFYNLFSISKRTAIPKDQLLWWRENHPEEEPTKESPVPAVSSGVKQEEKVGINRYHRLLRENVRSFWGVSALFGIFSYEEGDDRRHLRLLPLSWFSWSKTSDNKVYAAPFFFYSRIADESYLLVFPFYGRQSQSEDYLESYLLLGFLRSKQGETRDYSVLWPLTRLYYSPDSWGFRFFPLVSHEETKAGTRTLSLLYYRNLNTEGSVTTSSFHSIALPLIHYNYETTTTDEGTWKKGTDMFLPFYLRNSTVTKTASGVFSYGEVYTLLSRYKHANRLDGTSSSEFISPLYYFSRERKAGQSEEEAQKFDFLPIPWAFWQRDSVSSKFFLLGYYSERTEVSNYTTFLGLVSSSETRTGTRSESSFRMFPFYFYGKETDGNKILSQYSTVPILFSWSREKDKRSLNILGFLNSVSSDSEDSFAFLPFFYKISQTENSPQGITEIRTVYTPLAKYESRKESNGTSVTSFLSPFYYSYRFLRGGEPEENATKLDFYLIPGLYWERSPKESTFFLLGFYRERTEYSGETSFLGLISSYDFHVGSRTKESFQVVPFYFSSLEKEGEKELRSSRTIPILYHSSREGESSSWNVLGLLNGTKSETEESFALYPFVSITDTKSKNFQTRTVWGIPFYYDKTEYVGGNSNSLSVNPLGVFTRSNHNSYQTDTVFWFLPIPTLYYEKSVSPLGIVNRELSFLELITYKSREDTKEGKVDKTEFSAFLFASGKSETYPTQSGLRSESQYYIFPLFWLGRESLANQSKTHLNFLIFADYSSESVTKSSRLILGPFFHFAEANSRTFGIFPLAFWQNDTNSNSWGVLPLVFRKKEVDYSFWFALGVYGYSDSEENRWGFAGLVDTSYESKRKRRNLNLFLGLIHTELEESRTQVAILGGILGGYEGRPDYSDANFLWLRYRSSPGDTLANFLPVYYYHRDADGTAALVPPILGYFSSEKDGRFDMLGLGLLYYRNQRISKEEDLMLVGPGLFYYKQTPTAMGLHSMGILALPVMGGLLWDWEYETRTSYSRYSILNILYSRTTRKDGTQFSRILGFKIE from the coding sequence ATGATTAAGACTTCGTGCAAATATTCCTTCTCTTTTTCTCGGTCGGTTCGGATTATCGGACTACTTGCCGTTCTACTCTTCAATTCCGGCATATTCTCCCAATCTAAGAATTATTTCGACGATCTAACGTCGGAAAGAAAGCCCATCTTAGGAAGCGAAAAGGAAGATAAGTATGCCTTTCGATTTCCTCCCTTCGCTAGCGTGGAAAGTTGGGGACCGCATTTTTCCGTCCAGACTCTAGCATTATTTTCTTACACGAATTATCCTAGGTTTAAAGAAGTCTCATTCTTTCCCTTTTACAATCGGCTTTGGGCCAAAGAAAGCGATTCTTATCGGCATTATCTCGTTCCGTTTTTTTACTCCCAAAGGATAGAAGAGGCGAGCGGAGTCTCCGGCTTTCAATTTTCCCTTTTGCACTATCGACAGTACCAAACGGGAGCGAATTTCTCCGAGGAGTCCGTTCGATTTCCGTCCTTTCTTCCTTTATTCGGAGGCGAGAATTCGGTACTAAACGGTCAAGAGACTACGTTCCGATATGCGGTTCCGTTTCTATTCTTCCAGAAGCGCTCGCCCGAAACGAATTGGACTCAATTTCTACTCTTTCATTCAGGGAAGGATCGGGACTCTTCCTATGGTGCTATCTTTCCGTTTCTCTTTTGGGGGTCCGGAAACAATCGTAGGCATTTAAGTTTTTTTCCTCTTTGGTATTACGATTCCAACGATTCCAGTCGGGAAGGATCCTTTTTGACTCCCTTATTCGGCCAGGTTTGGAAGGACCGAGTGACCGTGGATAATACGGAAGAGGAAAGGTTCAGTTACTTTCTTCCTTACTTTAGAAATAGTATCCGAGAGAACGGAGAGTTAAAAAGATATAGGTCCTTTATTCCGGTCCTTTTTTATAGAAAATTCGAAAAGGACGCGGGAACGAATACGAATCTACTCGTTCTCGGAGGTTGGAATTCGGATGCGAAAGGGGATTATAAGTCTTCCTATTTCTTTCCGTTTCTATTCCACGAAAAGGGGGAGAAATTCGTTCTATTTCCCGCTTACTTCGATTTAGGTAAGGAAAAATTCGGGATTCTTCCGGCTCCTTTCTATTATTATAGAACCGCCACCAGTTCCCAATTTTATATTTTAAATACCTATTATTCTAAGGATTGGAAAGAATCCACTTTTCTGTTCTTTCCTCTGTTTTATAGAAACGTAAAACTTTCAGAGAGGACTACGGTTGCGCCCCTATTCTATAGAAACATAACCGAGGATCGTGCGGTTACCTATTTCTTGAATTCTTATTGGGAAGCGGAAAAGAACGGGAATTGGAGTTTTCTATTCTTCCCCTTATTCGCTCATTCGCAAAAAGGAGACGGATATACGAATTTCGGGCCTATTTGGTATAGGGATACGGAAGGAAAGTCTTCTAGAACTCTTTTCGTAAATACGTACCTTTCTTGGAATCAGGAGGGAGAGTTTGATCGAGGGATCTTCTTTCCGTTACTATATTATAAATCTAAGGAATACTTTCATATTTTTCCCGTATATTTCGATACGAGCAGGGAAAAATTCGGTCTATTTCCGTTTCCATTCTATCATTACGACGATTCCTATCGCACTCGCACTTATGCTTTAAACATGCTCTATTCTTCCGATAAGAACGGGGACTGGAGTTTTCTGTTTTTTCCCCTTTTCTATAGGTCCCATACCGGATCGGAGAACACCACGTTTGCTCCGGCCTTTTATAGGAATTCGGATGGACTTTCCTCCAAGAATTATATTCTGAATTCGTATTGGTCCTATAATAAATCCGGAGAACTGGATCGTGCGGTCTTTTTTCCCTTACTGTTTTATAAGTCCAACGATTATTTTTCACTACTTCCTTTTCTGATAAAAGGAAATCGAACGGAGAACGAATACACTCTACTCCCGGCGCTTCTTACCTATTGGGATGAAGATCGACTTTGGGTTGCGAATACGTATCTCAAAAAGGATTCCAAGTCCGGAGATTATCGTCGGGTGACTATCTTTCCGTTCTGGTCCTATACCAGGAACGAAGAGGAGAGAAGTTATCTTCTTTTTCCCTTTTTCTATCGTGCGATAAATTCCTCGGAAACGAAGACGGTCGCTCCGCTTTACTATTCGTATCATTCTTCCGAAAAGGATTATTCCTTATACTTCCTTTACGAGACCTTCGAGTCAAAAAAAGAATCCACTCGTAGGGTTTATCCGTTTTATTTTTCCGGCTCGGATGACAGAGGTTCCTATTGGAACTTCCTGGGGATCGCAGGGAGAGGTTTCGGCAAGGAAGGGGACGCCGAGTATAGCTACGCCTTTCCCTTATACTTCTATAAAAAAGACAGCTATCGCTTGTTTATTCCGTTTTTCTTTCGTTTAGGATATGACGAGAAGCACTATAGGCATTTCGGAATATTCCATTATTGGAATAGATCTCCGGAGAAAGATAATACTTGGATCTGGCCTCTGTTGTGGTTCTCGAATGTGGACAAGGTACGTAAGGAGGATTTCACTACTTGGTTCCCCTTATATTGGAATTGGAATACCCCCAGGAGCAAGGGAGACATACTTCTTCCTTTTTACCTGAATTACGAGGAAGCGGATAAGTCCTTACAATTGGTTTTAGCATATTCTTATTCCCAATCCCTGGGTAATTTCGGAGGGTCCGCCGGTGTCGGGTCCAATGATAAGGAATATTTCATCGATACGGACCTGGGAATCTTCTATAATCTTTTTAGCATATCCAAGAGGACTGCTATTCCCAAGGACCAATTGCTTTGGTGGAGGGAAAATCATCCGGAAGAGGAGCCTACGAAGGAGAGTCCCGTCCCGGCGGTTTCTTCCGGAGTAAAGCAGGAAGAGAAGGTCGGAATCAATCGATATCATAGACTTTTGCGGGAGAATGTCCGTTCTTTCTGGGGTGTCAGCGCTTTATTTGGAATTTTCAGTTACGAAGAGGGGGACGATAGACGTCATTTGCGTCTTTTGCCTTTGAGTTGGTTCTCTTGGTCCAAAACTTCCGACAATAAGGTGTATGCGGCTCCGTTTTTCTTTTATAGCCGCATCGCGGACGAATCCTATTTGCTAGTCTTTCCGTTTTACGGAAGACAAAGCCAGTCGGAGGATTATCTGGAATCCTATCTTTTGCTCGGATTCTTAAGAAGCAAACAAGGGGAAACTAGGGATTATTCCGTTCTTTGGCCTCTTACTCGTTTGTATTATTCCCCGGATTCTTGGGGATTTAGATTCTTTCCTCTGGTTTCTCACGAGGAGACAAAGGCGGGCACTCGCACTCTTTCTCTGTTATATTATAGAAATTTAAACACCGAAGGGAGCGTGACCACGAGTTCCTTTCATAGTATAGCTTTACCTCTGATTCATTATAATTATGAGACCACTACCACGGACGAGGGGACCTGGAAGAAAGGAACGGATATGTTCCTTCCCTTTTATCTCAGAAATTCCACGGTCACTAAGACCGCGAGCGGAGTATTCTCATACGGAGAAGTCTATACTCTTCTATCCCGATACAAACACGCGAATCGTTTGGACGGAACTTCCTCTTCCGAATTCATTTCTCCGCTTTATTATTTTTCCAGGGAGAGAAAGGCGGGGCAATCGGAAGAAGAAGCCCAAAAATTCGATTTTCTTCCGATTCCTTGGGCGTTTTGGCAAAGGGATTCCGTTTCGAGTAAATTCTTCCTTTTGGGTTATTATTCGGAAAGAACGGAAGTCTCTAATTATACTACTTTTCTGGGACTAGTTAGCTCTTCCGAGACTAGGACGGGAACTCGCAGCGAGAGCTCTTTTAGAATGTTTCCGTTCTATTTCTACGGTAAGGAGACGGATGGGAATAAGATCTTGAGCCAATATTCGACCGTGCCGATCCTATTCAGCTGGAGTCGGGAGAAAGATAAACGCTCTTTGAATATATTAGGATTCTTGAATTCCGTCAGTTCCGATTCGGAGGATTCCTTCGCTTTTCTTCCGTTCTTTTATAAAATTTCCCAAACGGAGAATTCTCCCCAAGGGATCACAGAGATTCGGACCGTTTACACTCCGTTGGCAAAATACGAAAGCCGTAAAGAATCGAACGGAACTTCGGTGACTAGTTTTCTGTCTCCGTTCTATTATTCCTATCGATTCTTAAGGGGAGGGGAGCCGGAGGAGAATGCAACCAAGCTGGATTTTTATTTGATTCCCGGTTTGTATTGGGAGAGGAGCCCTAAAGAGTCCACATTCTTCCTATTAGGATTTTATAGGGAAAGGACGGAATACTCCGGCGAGACTAGTTTCCTCGGGCTGATTTCTTCTTACGATTTCCATGTGGGAAGCAGAACGAAGGAATCATTCCAGGTCGTTCCTTTCTATTTCTCCAGTTTGGAAAAAGAAGGAGAGAAGGAGTTGAGAAGTTCTAGGACGATTCCGATTCTGTACCATTCTTCTCGTGAAGGAGAAAGTAGTAGTTGGAATGTTCTGGGCCTTTTAAACGGAACAAAATCGGAGACCGAAGAATCGTTCGCTTTGTATCCTTTCGTTTCGATTACGGATACGAAATCGAAAAATTTCCAGACCAGAACGGTTTGGGGGATTCCTTTTTATTACGACAAAACGGAATATGTGGGAGGAAATTCCAATTCTCTTTCCGTGAATCCTCTGGGAGTGTTTACTCGTTCCAATCATAATTCCTACCAAACCGATACTGTTTTTTGGTTTTTACCGATTCCCACTTTGTATTATGAAAAGAGTGTTTCTCCTCTTGGAATCGTGAATCGTGAGCTGAGTTTTCTGGAATTGATAACTTATAAAAGTAGGGAAGATACCAAGGAAGGAAAAGTGGACAAGACCGAGTTTTCGGCTTTCCTTTTCGCGTCCGGAAAATCGGAGACTTATCCGACCCAAAGCGGTTTGAGATCGGAGTCGCAGTATTATATTTTCCCTCTTTTCTGGTTAGGTAGGGAATCGTTGGCGAACCAGTCCAAAACTCATCTTAATTTCTTAATATTTGCGGATTACTCGAGCGAATCCGTTACCAAGAGCTCCAGACTTATCCTCGGGCCATTCTTCCATTTTGCGGAGGCGAATTCCAGAACATTCGGAATATTTCCTCTTGCCTTCTGGCAAAACGATACCAATTCCAATTCTTGGGGCGTTCTACCTTTGGTGTTTAGAAAGAAAGAAGTCGATTATTCTTTCTGGTTCGCTTTGGGGGTCTACGGTTATTCCGACTCCGAGGAGAATCGTTGGGGATTCGCAGGTCTTGTGGATACAAGTTACGAGTCGAAACGTAAGCGTAGGAACTTGAATCTATTCCTAGGATTGATCCATACGGAACTCGAGGAATCCAGGACGCAAGTGGCGATTTTGGGCGGAATACTCGGAGGATACGAGGGGCGTCCCGATTATTCCGACGCGAATTTTCTTTGGTTGAGATACCGTTCCTCTCCGGGGGATACTCTCGCGAATTTCCTTCCAGTCTACTATTATCATAGGGACGCGGATGGAACTGCGGCCTTAGTGCCTCCGATACTCGGATATTTCTCTTCCGAGAAAGACGGAAGATTCGATATGCTGGGCCTTGGTCTTCTTTATTATAGGAACCAGAGAATTTCTAAGGAAGAGGATTTGATGCTCGTGGGTCCGGGATTGTTCTATTATAAACAGACTCCGACGGCGATGGGACTGCATTCGATGGGAATCCTAGCTCTTCCGGTTATGGGAGGTCTTCTATGGGATTGGGAATACGAGACGAGAACTAGCTACAGCAGATATTCCATTCTGAACATATTATATAGCAGGACAACGAGAAAAGACGGAACCCAGTTCAGTAGGATTCTGGGATTTAAAATAGAATAA
- the murJ gene encoding murein biosynthesis integral membrane protein MurJ, whose protein sequence is MSQAAKRSFALSFYTLLSRILGLFRDHFMAVSFGTGMVASAFSVAYRLPNMFRNLLAEGTLSQSFMPLYSQFGKEGEEAARRMSGAVLSFLFVVLAALVALVFTFSPWALPIIVGGSLEYSGLVIEFTYILFFLIITSSLSSIYMAISNVKNRFFVPSLSPIILNLSYLTIFLGVFPFVDWDMVTKARVLCFGIVSGGVIQLIVQARYVSGNGEGPIFSWNYKHPAIAKIFRLMLPAAIGGGFYQLGLLIDIFWANWVQNNHPGLGAVVSLDYSQRLVQLPTGIIGVALATTTLPALLGALRENRQSEVPGEMLGVLGFASFLTAPAALGIGILASPILDSIYYGGKWDHIATETAALPLIFYSVAVPFYSMNKVLISTFYAFQDTTTPLLVQAFTFCLNVILNYLLVPYLEHSAIALSSAVSTLVTWSVLSSNVKKHSIHFPWRGFIGKVLRLLGPLFLMGGFLVVFRFLVYPAALSFFEDKGFSYANSSRICLILAILPAAAIFFGSSLLFGLEEIRLITGKIFRKR, encoded by the coding sequence TTGTCCCAAGCCGCAAAAAGAAGTTTCGCTCTTTCCTTTTATACGCTTTTATCCCGCATTTTAGGTCTCTTCAGAGACCATTTCATGGCGGTCTCCTTCGGAACCGGTATGGTAGCCTCCGCTTTTTCGGTGGCTTATCGTCTGCCGAATATGTTCCGCAACCTTCTTGCGGAAGGGACCCTCTCCCAATCCTTTATGCCTTTGTATTCCCAATTCGGCAAAGAGGGGGAGGAAGCCGCGAGAAGAATGAGTGGCGCAGTCTTGAGTTTTCTTTTCGTGGTTCTCGCCGCTTTGGTGGCCCTCGTATTCACATTCTCTCCTTGGGCGCTTCCGATCATTGTGGGGGGAAGTTTAGAATATTCCGGATTAGTGATAGAGTTCACTTATATTCTTTTTTTTCTCATCATTACCTCCAGTCTTTCCTCCATTTATATGGCGATCTCGAACGTAAAGAATCGATTCTTCGTTCCTTCTCTTTCTCCTATCATCCTGAATCTGAGTTACCTTACGATATTTCTGGGAGTATTCCCTTTCGTAGATTGGGATATGGTAACCAAAGCCAGAGTCCTCTGCTTCGGAATCGTAAGCGGAGGAGTGATCCAATTGATAGTGCAGGCCAGATACGTTTCCGGAAACGGAGAAGGGCCGATCTTTTCCTGGAATTATAAGCATCCCGCTATCGCTAAGATTTTTCGTTTAATGCTTCCTGCCGCGATAGGCGGGGGATTCTACCAATTGGGTCTTTTAATAGACATTTTTTGGGCCAACTGGGTCCAAAACAATCATCCGGGATTAGGAGCGGTGGTGAGTTTGGATTATTCCCAAAGGCTCGTTCAGTTGCCTACCGGGATCATCGGTGTGGCCCTTGCCACTACCACGTTACCTGCATTACTCGGGGCTTTGCGGGAGAATCGACAATCGGAAGTCCCGGGAGAAATGCTCGGAGTTTTAGGCTTCGCTTCCTTTTTGACGGCTCCAGCGGCTTTGGGTATCGGGATACTTGCCTCTCCGATTCTGGACTCCATCTATTACGGAGGTAAATGGGATCATATAGCGACGGAAACCGCGGCGCTGCCTTTGATTTTTTATTCGGTGGCCGTCCCTTTTTATAGTATGAATAAGGTACTCATTTCCACATTTTACGCCTTTCAGGATACTACGACCCCTCTTCTCGTCCAAGCATTCACGTTTTGTCTGAACGTAATATTAAATTATCTTTTAGTACCTTATTTGGAACATTCGGCGATCGCTCTCTCCTCCGCCGTCTCCACCCTGGTCACCTGGTCCGTCCTTTCCTCTAACGTTAAGAAACATTCCATTCATTTTCCTTGGAGAGGATTCATCGGAAAGGTCCTTCGGTTACTCGGTCCCCTTTTTCTCATGGGGGGATTTCTGGTCGTGTTTCGATTTTTGGTTTATCCGGCGGCGCTCTCTTTCTTCGAGGACAAGGGCTTTAGTTATGCCAATTCCTCCAGAATCTGCCTAATCCTTGCGATTCTGCCCGCGGCTGCGATTTTTTTCGGATCGAGTCTGCTTTTCGGACTGGAAGAGATAAGATTAATCACTGGAAAAATTTTTCGTAAAAGATAG
- the groES gene encoding co-chaperone GroES, whose amino-acid sequence MAIKPLGDRVLVEPKQEAEEKIGSIFVPDTAKEKPQEGKVVEVGSGRYEDGKLVPLEVKPGDVVLYGKYSGTEIKSDGKEYLIIRESDILAIVKK is encoded by the coding sequence ATGGCGATTAAACCATTGGGCGACCGTGTTTTGGTTGAACCTAAACAAGAAGCCGAAGAAAAAATCGGCAGCATCTTCGTTCCTGATACGGCTAAAGAAAAACCGCAAGAGGGAAAAGTTGTAGAGGTAGGAAGCGGACGTTATGAAGACGGAAAGCTTGTGCCCCTGGAAGTTAAACCCGGTGACGTCGTTCTATACGGCAAATATTCCGGAACTGAAATCAAATCCGACGGTAAAGAATACTTAATCATCCGCGAAAGCGACATTCTTGCCATCGTGAAAAAGTAA
- a CDS encoding DUF167 domain-containing protein, with amino-acid sequence MRIQVRIKPNSKKPFVQKGEDGIWIVAVREPALEGKANNALIRAVAAELDLPQSRVRLVRGEKSRLKILEIDD; translated from the coding sequence ATGAGAATCCAAGTTAGGATAAAGCCGAATTCCAAGAAACCTTTCGTGCAAAAGGGAGAGGATGGAATTTGGATCGTCGCGGTAAGAGAACCTGCCCTGGAGGGAAAGGCCAATAACGCTCTAATTCGGGCTGTGGCGGCCGAGTTGGACCTCCCACAGTCGCGGGTACGCTTAGTGCGGGGCGAGAAAAGTAGACTCAAGATATTAGAGATAGATGATTAA